Proteins found in one Sporosarcina sp. FSL K6-3457 genomic segment:
- a CDS encoding GNAT family N-acetyltransferase: MKTVSIRKANKNDAKAIADVLAESQWFTYSTLYSENYIQRLIDQYYNVQRIEQEIVFISEEWHGYFVAEMNGRIVGAIGGGMNDDTAGEVYVLYLDPTLRGQGIGTRLLDFFTKIQKHTYGAKEQWVSVAKGNNYGIPFYEARGFIFQYEELAYGTIEEDQDISLKYKRNI; encoded by the coding sequence ATGAAAACAGTGTCTATTCGTAAAGCTAACAAGAACGATGCAAAAGCCATTGCAGACGTACTCGCAGAGAGTCAATGGTTTACCTACAGTACGCTCTATAGCGAGAATTATATTCAAAGACTCATTGACCAATATTACAATGTGCAACGTATTGAGCAGGAAATCGTCTTCATTAGTGAAGAATGGCATGGCTACTTTGTTGCAGAAATGAACGGCAGAATTGTCGGAGCCATTGGGGGTGGGATGAATGATGATACAGCGGGTGAAGTGTATGTGCTCTATTTAGACCCTACGCTACGCGGACAAGGGATCGGTACACGCCTGCTTGACTTCTTTACGAAAATTCAAAAGCATACATATGGTGCAAAGGAACAGTGGGTGTCTGTCGCCAAAGGAAACAACTACGGCATCCCCTTCTATGAAGCTCGCGGATTCATCTTCCAATACGAGGAACTTGCATACGGTACAATAGAAGAAGATCAGGATATCTCCTTGAAATATAAACGAAACATTTAA
- a CDS encoding VanZ family protein, which produces MIAILGYIREMIPYMIIVLPFILFFRFIFNRLREGTKSRLSREIGVVSFLLFMTALFSQTILTFLYTGPEVTRDFSNINMTPFRVFQDNYYAITELNYWQPFIINFLGNICIFIPIGYMVPLLWGRFNHFWKVTFIGFSISLFIETTQLTQARSTDIDDLWLNTLGSMIGYGLYVVTRRFYPQFVAMFAKN; this is translated from the coding sequence ATGATTGCAATCTTAGGCTATATTCGTGAAATGATTCCTTATATGATTATCGTTTTACCCTTCATCCTCTTCTTTCGCTTCATTTTTAATAGATTGCGGGAAGGCACTAAATCGCGTCTGTCCCGTGAAATCGGAGTAGTGAGCTTTCTATTATTTATGACTGCCTTATTTTCACAAACAATACTGACGTTTTTATATACAGGCCCTGAGGTTACACGTGATTTTTCCAATATCAATATGACTCCCTTCAGGGTTTTTCAAGATAACTATTACGCCATTACCGAATTAAATTATTGGCAGCCCTTTATCATTAACTTTTTGGGTAATATTTGCATATTTATACCGATTGGTTATATGGTTCCTTTATTATGGGGACGATTCAATCATTTTTGGAAGGTTACCTTCATTGGATTTAGCATTTCCTTATTTATTGAAACAACACAATTGACACAAGCACGTAGCACGGACATCGACGATTTATGGCTGAATACATTGGGGAGTATGATTGGTTATGGTCTATACGTTGTGACGAGAAGGTTTTATCCACAATTCGTTGCGATGTTTGCAAAAAACTAA
- a CDS encoding CitMHS family transporter, which yields MLSIIGLLTILIVVVLLISGKVSPFVGLLLVPIGGAFAAGFNLGQIGEFFTSGTQSVFSVVVMFIFAIIFFGIMQDVGVFDPLINKMIALTRGNVIAVAVGTVVIAAIAQMDGSGASTFLITIPALLPLYKRLKMNPYLLLMLVGTSASIVNMVPWGGPLGRVAAVLEMDVTELWRPLIQIQLIGLVLLVVLAVVLGYREKRLIAKNGEESRETDEDTSTIDSEDSPADKSAGYPKFYWLNVVLAFSVIGILVWGIIPAGFAFMIGVSIALPINYPKIQDQMGRIQAHAPGAILMATIILAAGSFLGILNGTDMLNSIATDLVNVLPAFVIPYLHIIIGVFGVPFDLLLSTDAYYFALFPIVEQIVTGFGVSSLSAAYAMIIGNIIGTFVSPLSPALWLALGLAGLEMGKHIRYSFMMMWGFSIVLLGIAIAIGVIAI from the coding sequence ATGCTTAGTATTATTGGTTTACTTACGATTCTTATCGTTGTTGTGTTATTGATTAGTGGAAAAGTTTCTCCGTTTGTTGGCCTTTTGCTTGTGCCGATTGGTGGGGCATTCGCCGCAGGCTTCAATTTGGGACAAATCGGCGAATTCTTTACAAGTGGTACGCAATCTGTATTTAGTGTTGTAGTTATGTTTATTTTTGCTATTATCTTTTTTGGGATTATGCAAGATGTCGGCGTTTTTGATCCACTCATCAATAAGATGATTGCGCTTACACGTGGAAACGTCATTGCGGTAGCGGTTGGGACGGTTGTTATTGCTGCGATTGCACAAATGGATGGCTCGGGTGCTTCAACATTTCTGATTACGATTCCTGCTTTGCTACCATTGTATAAACGGTTAAAGATGAACCCTTATTTATTGCTTATGCTTGTCGGAACAAGTGCGAGTATCGTGAATATGGTTCCATGGGGAGGGCCGTTAGGTAGAGTTGCTGCTGTGCTTGAGATGGATGTCACTGAATTGTGGCGGCCGCTCATTCAAATTCAACTCATTGGATTGGTCTTATTAGTCGTATTAGCAGTTGTCTTGGGTTATCGTGAAAAACGTCTGATTGCTAAAAATGGTGAGGAATCAAGAGAAACGGATGAGGATACGTCTACCATAGATAGTGAGGATTCTCCAGCGGATAAATCTGCTGGTTATCCTAAGTTCTATTGGTTAAATGTCGTGTTGGCATTTAGTGTTATTGGTATTTTAGTATGGGGAATCATTCCGGCAGGGTTTGCGTTTATGATTGGGGTCAGTATTGCTTTGCCTATTAACTACCCTAAAATCCAGGATCAGATGGGGCGTATTCAAGCGCATGCACCAGGTGCTATTTTGATGGCAACGATTATTTTGGCTGCTGGTTCGTTTTTAGGGATATTGAATGGGACAGATATGCTGAATTCAATAGCGACAGACTTGGTTAATGTTTTACCGGCGTTCGTCATCCCTTACTTACACATTATTATTGGTGTGTTTGGTGTACCGTTTGATTTGCTATTAAGTACGGATGCTTATTATTTTGCACTGTTTCCAATCGTAGAGCAGATTGTGACCGGTTTTGGCGTTTCTTCTTTATCCGCAGCTTATGCGATGATTATCGGTAATATTATTGGTACATTTGTCAGCCCGCTTTCACCAGCTCTATGGCTTGCGTTAGGGTTGGCAGGACTAGAGATGGGGAAACATATCCGTTATTCATTTATGATGATGTGGGGCTTTAGCATAGTTCTACTGGGGATTGCTATTGCAATCGGTGTTATTGCGATTTGA
- a CDS encoding GntR family transcriptional regulator, whose translation MPIPTDHAKPIRVTAKENAFNQLQQWIIDGTLHAGEKLNDTELAEALGVSRTPIRESLQLLEVQGFVKMFPGKATQVTEVDRNSITELLPPLAALQALSAELAIPHLTDEAIALLESTNDRFAEAVYTKDYFSALKIDEEFHQIVVDIADNSYILSMVESLQAHVRRLFFHNSIVLTEQSIEEHRKIIQLLKERDALTVAATMRDNWLRAIDEFYSLPSN comes from the coding sequence ATGCCGATACCTACGGATCATGCAAAACCGATTCGTGTTACTGCGAAGGAAAATGCATTCAACCAGCTCCAGCAATGGATTATTGATGGCACGCTACATGCAGGTGAAAAGCTCAACGATACGGAACTTGCCGAGGCGCTAGGCGTAAGCAGGACGCCAATCCGGGAATCTTTGCAATTACTTGAGGTACAAGGATTCGTCAAAATGTTTCCTGGGAAAGCCACACAAGTAACCGAAGTGGATAGGAATTCAATTACTGAACTCCTCCCCCCACTTGCTGCTCTCCAAGCATTATCAGCGGAGCTCGCAATCCCACATCTTACCGACGAGGCCATTGCATTGCTTGAAAGTACGAATGACAGATTCGCGGAAGCCGTATATACAAAAGATTATTTTTCTGCGTTGAAGATTGATGAGGAATTCCACCAAATTGTTGTTGATATCGCAGATAACTCCTATATCCTGTCGATGGTTGAATCACTTCAAGCACACGTGAGACGATTGTTTTTCCATAACTCCATTGTCTTAACTGAACAATCAATTGAGGAGCACCGTAAAATTATTCAATTACTGAAAGAACGTGATGCCTTAACAGTTGCCGCGACAATGCGAGATAATTGGTTGCGTGCGATTGACGAATTTTATTCATTACCATCGAATTAA
- a CDS encoding 3D domain-containing protein — MRRILGTLIITIALLVSGANESWAAPTTYTVKSGDTLSAIAKKHNVSVSNLKSWNNLKSNTIHPKQTLKVVAEKKAVSKAVAKTPSRSDSDKVVKEFTVSASAFTANCNGCSGITATGINLKSNPDMKVIAVDSSVIKLGTKVHVEGYGYAIAGDTGGSIKGNKIDVFFPTKAEAYKWGRKDVKIKILE; from the coding sequence TTGAGAAGAATTCTTGGAACACTCATCATTACGATTGCGTTATTGGTCAGCGGGGCAAATGAAAGCTGGGCCGCACCTACAACTTATACGGTTAAGAGTGGAGATACATTATCCGCGATTGCGAAGAAGCATAACGTGTCTGTCTCCAATTTGAAATCATGGAACAACTTAAAGTCAAATACAATCCATCCAAAACAAACTTTAAAAGTAGTAGCTGAGAAGAAAGCTGTGAGTAAGGCGGTTGCAAAAACACCTTCACGCTCAGATTCTGACAAGGTCGTTAAAGAATTCACAGTATCAGCCAGTGCGTTTACAGCAAATTGTAACGGTTGTTCTGGTATTACTGCAACAGGTATTAATTTAAAAAGTAATCCGGATATGAAAGTCATTGCTGTCGATTCAAGCGTCATTAAGCTTGGAACGAAAGTCCATGTAGAAGGCTATGGTTATGCTATAGCGGGGGACACAGGTGGTTCCATTAAAGGGAATAAGATCGATGTCTTTTTCCCGACCAAAGCTGAAGCCTATAAATGGGGCCGCAAAGATGTGAAGATTAAAATTTTAGAATAA
- a CDS encoding DUF4825 domain-containing protein encodes MKNKVIVGLLIVGLGLFVWMQMVYLPGQEKIQQEEVLKQLDPETHLFEKVLQFENLYMGNAGNNMNLVNHLPMSDIPRMFEQDPDEFTFTMNYETSVEEIGEERVEKAILYNATAIFALIENMDIVEFEFVDQMFAVTRERVNNWFGEDVASFKNEKIFFKKVQQPIIARERLDEWFVAYTEGEG; translated from the coding sequence ATGAAGAATAAGGTGATAGTTGGATTACTAATAGTAGGACTAGGCTTATTCGTCTGGATGCAAATGGTTTACCTACCTGGTCAAGAAAAGATACAGCAAGAAGAAGTGCTTAAGCAGCTTGATCCGGAAACCCATCTTTTTGAGAAAGTACTTCAGTTTGAGAATTTATATATGGGGAATGCGGGGAATAACATGAATCTAGTCAACCATTTACCGATGAGTGATATTCCACGAATGTTCGAACAGGATCCTGACGAATTTACATTTACAATGAACTATGAAACGTCTGTTGAGGAAATCGGAGAGGAGCGGGTAGAGAAAGCTATTTTATATAATGCGACAGCTATTTTTGCGCTTATAGAGAATATGGATATAGTGGAATTTGAGTTTGTTGATCAAATGTTTGCGGTGACGCGTGAGCGAGTGAATAATTGGTTTGGTGAAGATGTCGCTTCATTTAAAAATGAAAAAATATTTTTTAAAAAAGTGCAACAGCCAATTATCGCAAGGGAACGTCTTGACGAATGGTTTGTTGCATATACGGAAGGGGAGGGTTAA
- the brnQ gene encoding branched-chain amino acid transport system II carrier protein, with amino-acid sequence MQKKLSFSSYLVIGVMLFALFFGAGNLIFPAQLGQYAGTNLWPAVIGFLITGVGLPFLGILAIGFSGSRNLQDLASRIHPIYAVIFTALLYLTIGPFFAAPRTGAVAFDIGIAPFIGEGHMQVASIVFTLIFFGITLWLSLNPAKIVDNVGKILSPGIIILLLILLAMVVVKPMGAIGSPQDAYASGAFMKGFTEGYNTMDALASLVFGIIVINVIRSMGVTSKQGILAATAKTGAVATAFLAIIYVGIAYLGATSTGLLGFFDTGGPVLSGASTHYLGKFGLIMLAVVILLACLTTSIGLITACGEYFHTLMPKISYKWFVTIFATFCFVVANFGLANIITYSIPVLMFLYPLAVSLMLLTFASPLFHHSRLVYVAATIVTFMISVIDGLKALCDSLEIDYFGWMSPIVSFYEETLPFYSQGLGWLLPVLAVMLVTGIVARMLKTSSVRV; translated from the coding sequence ATGCAGAAGAAATTATCGTTTTCATCGTATCTTGTTATTGGCGTCATGTTATTCGCCTTATTTTTTGGAGCAGGAAATCTAATATTCCCCGCGCAGCTGGGGCAGTATGCCGGAACAAATCTTTGGCCTGCTGTTATCGGATTTTTAATTACAGGTGTCGGGTTACCGTTTCTTGGTATTTTAGCCATTGGGTTTTCGGGTAGCCGAAATTTGCAAGACCTAGCGAGCCGAATTCATCCGATCTATGCAGTAATTTTTACAGCACTGCTTTATTTAACAATCGGGCCATTTTTTGCAGCGCCACGTACAGGGGCTGTCGCGTTTGATATTGGTATTGCGCCTTTTATTGGTGAAGGTCACATGCAAGTCGCGTCTATTGTTTTCACATTGATATTTTTTGGTATTACATTGTGGCTGTCTTTGAATCCTGCGAAAATTGTTGACAACGTTGGAAAAATTCTTTCACCGGGAATTATTATACTACTTCTTATATTGCTTGCGATGGTAGTTGTGAAACCGATGGGAGCGATTGGATCTCCACAGGATGCTTATGCAAGTGGGGCATTTATGAAAGGGTTCACGGAGGGCTATAATACGATGGATGCACTGGCATCACTGGTGTTTGGTATTATCGTCATCAATGTCATTCGTTCAATGGGTGTGACAAGTAAGCAAGGTATTTTAGCGGCAACGGCTAAAACAGGTGCTGTGGCAACTGCATTCCTTGCGATTATTTATGTAGGCATTGCCTATTTGGGTGCTACAAGCACGGGGTTGTTAGGCTTTTTTGATACAGGAGGGCCTGTGTTAAGCGGGGCTTCGACGCATTATCTTGGCAAATTTGGACTAATCATGTTGGCTGTTGTTATTTTGCTTGCCTGCTTGACAACAAGTATCGGACTAATTACGGCTTGTGGAGAATACTTCCATACGTTAATGCCGAAAATTAGTTATAAATGGTTTGTAACGATTTTCGCAACATTTTGTTTTGTGGTGGCGAACTTCGGGCTGGCGAATATCATTACCTATTCGATTCCTGTCTTGATGTTCTTATATCCATTAGCAGTCTCATTAATGCTACTGACGTTTGCATCGCCCTTGTTCCATCATTCACGTCTGGTGTATGTAGCAGCAACGATTGTCACGTTTATGATTAGTGTCATCGATGGCTTGAAGGCACTTTGTGATTCATTGGAAATTGATTATTTTGGGTGGATGTCACCGATCGTTTCCTTCTATGAAGAAACATTGCCGTTTTACAGTCAAGGCCTTGGCTGGCTGTTGCCTGTCCTTGCTGTTATGCTTGTAACAGGTATTGTTGCTCGTATGTTAAAAACGTCTTCAGTGCGGGTATAA
- a CDS encoding SDR family NAD(P)-dependent oxidoreductase: MDVFIVTGTSKGIGFELSRQLRVKGNKVIGIARTVPTGAEDFVAADLAQMEDLAELMASLIDEHREAATSFTLMNNAGMVDPIGLIGSVSAEEMTTAMAVNLTAPMILSNAFIAKLQDFKGTKRIVNISSGAGRNPYEGWGTYCATKAGLDHFSRVVALEQANAAYPVEIVSIAPGIIDTGMQETIRASQEEAFPLLERFIDYKEQGLLSSAEQTAEKLILFMEKEDFQAVGPIVDIRNF, encoded by the coding sequence ATGGATGTTTTTATTGTCACAGGTACTTCGAAAGGAATTGGATTTGAACTTTCAAGACAACTTCGAGTGAAGGGGAATAAAGTGATTGGGATCGCAAGGACAGTGCCTACGGGTGCAGAGGATTTTGTTGCTGCTGATTTAGCGCAAATGGAAGATCTTGCTGAGTTGATGGCTTCACTGATTGACGAACATCGTGAGGCCGCGACTAGCTTTACGCTTATGAATAACGCGGGTATGGTTGACCCGATTGGATTGATAGGGTCTGTGAGTGCTGAAGAAATGACTACAGCGATGGCTGTCAATTTGACTGCGCCTATGATATTATCGAATGCTTTTATAGCGAAGCTGCAGGATTTTAAAGGAACTAAACGAATCGTCAATATTTCGTCTGGAGCAGGGCGTAATCCGTATGAAGGATGGGGGACCTACTGTGCAACGAAAGCGGGGCTAGATCATTTTTCGCGAGTTGTTGCGCTTGAACAGGCGAATGCTGCGTACCCCGTTGAGATTGTTTCAATTGCACCAGGCATCATTGACACGGGTATGCAGGAAACGATTCGTGCGAGTCAGGAAGAGGCGTTTCCGTTACTTGAGCGGTTTATTGATTATAAAGAACAAGGGCTGTTAAGTAGTGCGGAGCAAACAGCAGAGAAATTGATTTTATTTATGGAAAAGGAAGATTTTCAAGCGGTTGGTCCAATTGTTGATATTCGAAATTTTTGA
- a CDS encoding response regulator — MRETIPVLIVEDDFRIADINRQFVERVEGFTVLAIVKTSEEALTYLRSHSALPKLILLDMYIPDVEGLSLFWTLRQEFNEVDVIMVTAAKEVVTIAETLRGGIFDYIVKPADFSRFEQTLKRYSAQTQMLASRAELDQKEIDRLTGSHWLDAVEKVNVSGGQLPKGIDQITLDKIKEVLQMYSGPGVTALEAGDKVGVSRSTARRYLEYLVSIKEVDAQLKYGDIGRPERKYMPWTK, encoded by the coding sequence ATGCGTGAAACGATTCCAGTTTTAATTGTAGAAGATGACTTTCGAATTGCTGATATTAACCGCCAGTTTGTTGAGCGAGTAGAAGGGTTTACTGTATTGGCTATCGTGAAAACAAGTGAGGAAGCACTTACTTATTTACGAAGTCATTCAGCATTACCTAAACTTATTTTGCTGGATATGTATATTCCGGACGTAGAGGGTTTAAGTTTGTTTTGGACATTACGTCAAGAGTTCAATGAGGTTGATGTCATTATGGTTACAGCTGCTAAGGAAGTGGTGACCATCGCTGAAACATTACGAGGTGGTATTTTTGATTATATAGTTAAGCCAGCTGATTTTAGCCGTTTTGAACAAACCTTAAAAAGATACAGTGCTCAAACTCAAATGCTGGCATCGAGGGCGGAGTTAGATCAGAAGGAAATAGATCGTCTCACGGGATCACATTGGCTAGATGCTGTGGAAAAGGTTAATGTAAGCGGGGGACAGCTCCCAAAAGGAATCGATCAGATTACGTTAGACAAAATAAAAGAGGTCCTACAAATGTATAGTGGACCAGGGGTGACTGCGTTAGAAGCCGGGGACAAAGTAGGGGTAAGTCGCTCAACAGCAAGGCGTTATTTGGAATATTTAGTGTCGATAAAAGAAGTGGATGCCCAACTAAAATACGGTGATATTGGTCGTCCAGAGCGAAAATATATGCCGTGGACAAAATGA
- a CDS encoding tRNA (mnm(5)s(2)U34)-methyltransferase: MKLLRILPFARQLLRDTVVPGETVIDATAGNGNDTEFLAQFVGENGHVIAFDIQQAALDATTKRLGDLNERVTLVLDSHENVEQYVKGPIGGAVFNLGYLPHSEDLSIVTTPGSTIKAIDIMLGMLKKGGIIAISVYDGHEGGAEERDALLSYVKDLHQADVHVARYEILNQRNNPPFLIALEKMKDFETARQVE; encoded by the coding sequence ATGAAGCTACTACGCATCCTGCCCTTCGCTAGACAATTGCTCCGTGACACAGTTGTACCGGGAGAAACCGTCATTGACGCAACCGCAGGAAATGGTAACGACACAGAATTTCTAGCCCAATTTGTCGGTGAAAATGGACATGTCATCGCATTCGATATCCAACAAGCTGCGCTCGATGCTACGACCAAACGCCTTGGTGACTTAAACGAGCGAGTCACACTTGTACTGGATAGCCATGAAAATGTTGAACAATACGTCAAAGGACCAATCGGCGGTGCTGTTTTCAACTTAGGTTACTTACCACATAGCGAGGACCTATCCATCGTCACAACACCTGGTTCCACCATCAAAGCTATTGATATCATGCTAGGCATGTTGAAAAAAGGTGGTATTATTGCTATTTCGGTCTATGATGGACATGAAGGTGGAGCAGAAGAACGCGATGCGCTTCTCTCCTATGTGAAAGATTTGCATCAGGCGGATGTCCATGTTGCCCGCTATGAAATCCTCAATCAGCGTAATAATCCTCCCTTCCTCATTGCACTTGAGAAGATGAAGGACTTTGAAACAGCTAGGCAAGTAGAATAG
- a CDS encoding sensor histidine kinase: MIHFQKNDRKNPYLKPHITFNLKMKMIMLIGILIIAIVVVIGLFIDQFMSDALEAQLGERALSVAESVARIPELASAFDNEQPAAIINPIVAPIQEATGAEFIVVGNREEIRYAHPSADQIGKKMIGEDSERALVYGESYVSKAVGSLGSSLRAKVPIYLDGKIVGIVSVGFLADDIEEVIDSYNNQLWIVLLLVMLVAIMGGVLVSSYIKKVLFGLEPEEIAHLLFQKETILQSTHEGIIAVNQNGVIIMINSAALGLLFDQTNDPERYIGTKMKELPSAYQLAYYLNDDGIQVDKELMIGNNTVFVNKAPIYVEDICLGTVFTFRNKTEIDLLTKELTRIKQYADALRAQTHEFTNKLYLILGLLQLNQKEQAIDYIQKESMLQKNWIHLLIRNVADPLVSGLLLGKLNQANELGIDLEIQEESILAMSLNDKQSEALLTAMGNLIDNAMDALKNNPPANRKIQIFFTDIGNDFIFEIEDSGAGIPKAYEDRLFEQGFTSKEGAHRGFGLALTKRMIEEVNGVLYLEEGELGGASFVISIPKDLKQGRESDA; this comes from the coding sequence ATGATTCATTTTCAAAAAAATGATCGTAAAAATCCTTACCTTAAACCACATATTACGTTTAATTTGAAAATGAAAATGATTATGTTGATAGGTATTCTGATCATAGCAATTGTTGTAGTAATTGGGCTGTTTATCGATCAGTTTATGTCAGACGCTTTGGAGGCACAATTAGGGGAGCGTGCACTCAGCGTTGCGGAAAGCGTAGCACGTATTCCAGAGTTGGCAAGTGCATTTGACAACGAACAGCCAGCTGCCATTATCAATCCGATTGTTGCGCCGATTCAAGAGGCAACTGGAGCTGAGTTCATAGTGGTAGGGAATAGGGAAGAGATTCGCTATGCGCATCCGAGTGCAGACCAGATAGGTAAGAAAATGATAGGTGAGGATAGCGAAAGAGCACTCGTTTATGGCGAGTCGTATGTTTCAAAAGCAGTCGGTTCATTGGGGAGTTCGCTAAGGGCAAAAGTACCGATATACTTAGATGGGAAAATTGTAGGTATTGTTTCAGTTGGTTTTTTGGCCGATGATATAGAAGAGGTTATCGATTCTTATAATAACCAGCTGTGGATTGTTTTACTACTTGTTATGCTTGTTGCGATTATGGGTGGAGTACTTGTGTCATCGTATATAAAAAAAGTATTATTTGGGTTAGAACCAGAAGAAATTGCCCATTTATTATTTCAGAAGGAGACAATTCTACAGTCTACACACGAGGGAATTATTGCCGTGAATCAGAACGGTGTCATTATAATGATTAATTCTGCCGCATTAGGCCTACTGTTCGATCAAACTAACGATCCTGAACGGTATATAGGAACAAAGATGAAAGAACTGCCATCTGCATATCAGTTAGCCTACTACTTGAATGATGACGGTATTCAAGTCGATAAAGAGCTGATGATTGGTAACAATACCGTCTTTGTCAACAAGGCGCCCATCTATGTAGAGGATATATGTCTTGGAACGGTTTTCACATTTCGAAATAAGACAGAAATTGATTTATTAACGAAAGAATTAACACGGATTAAGCAGTATGCAGACGCTTTACGGGCGCAGACGCATGAATTTACGAATAAATTATACTTGATTTTAGGTTTGCTACAACTAAATCAGAAAGAACAGGCCATTGACTATATTCAAAAGGAAAGTATGCTACAGAAAAACTGGATTCATTTATTGATTCGGAACGTGGCCGATCCTTTGGTGAGTGGGCTGTTATTAGGCAAACTAAACCAAGCAAACGAGCTCGGCATTGATTTGGAAATTCAGGAAGAAAGTATACTAGCAATGTCTTTGAACGACAAACAAAGTGAGGCATTGTTAACTGCAATGGGGAATTTAATTGATAACGCGATGGATGCGCTGAAAAATAATCCTCCGGCCAATCGAAAAATCCAAATTTTCTTTACCGATATTGGTAATGATTTTATTTTTGAAATAGAAGATTCCGGGGCAGGCATACCGAAAGCCTATGAAGATAGGCTCTTTGAGCAAGGATTTACATCCAAAGAAGGTGCTCATCGTGGTTTTGGCTTGGCTTTGACAAAGCGAATGATTGAGGAAGTAAATGGAGTACTTTATTTGGAAGAAGGGGAGCTTGGGGGAGCAAGCTTTGTGATTTCTATACCGAAGGATTTAAAGCAAGGGAGAGAAAGCGATGCGTGA
- a CDS encoding PadR family transcriptional regulator — protein MADIGISADLIRGNIDTIILRVLKDGDNYGYEIMKAISEGSSGEYILKEPTLYSSLKRLEKTGYIKAYWGDQSQGGRRKYYTLTNEGISAYRENLEAWNRAKELIDRLVQERSGNDE, from the coding sequence ATGGCTGATATCGGGATAAGCGCAGATTTAATCCGTGGAAATATCGATACAATTATCTTGCGCGTGTTAAAAGACGGGGATAATTACGGTTATGAAATTATGAAAGCCATTTCTGAAGGTAGTTCAGGTGAGTATATTTTAAAAGAACCAACGCTGTACAGTAGTTTGAAACGATTGGAAAAAACGGGTTACATAAAGGCTTATTGGGGCGACCAATCTCAAGGGGGGCGTAGGAAGTACTATACGCTTACGAATGAAGGAATTTCGGCATACAGGGAAAATTTAGAAGCGTGGAATCGAGCAAAAGAATTAATTGATCGGTTAGTACAAGAGAGGAGCGGAAACGATGAATGA